From the genome of Caloranaerobacter sp. TR13:
GGCAATATATGACTATGAATATCATGCATTTGCTTCAGCCTTCTTTCTTCTCCTTCCTTTTTCTTCATTATTTTCATCGTTAAAATAATCATAATAATAGCTGTAATAATGATATTTATAATACTTTCCATCTCCAATAGGAACTTTTGTCAATACTACGCCTAAAATATTTGCTTTTACCTTCTGTAATAATGCCTTGGCATTCTTAGCACCTTCTATAATAGACTGACCAGCTGCACAAACTAAAATAACCCCATCTGTAATTGTAGATAATACAGCTGCATCTGTTACCATACCAACAGGTGGTGAATCTATAAGTACTATATCGTAATCTGCTTCAACCTTTTCTAAAAATGCCTTCATCTTCTTAGTACCTAAAAGTTCAGAAGGATTTGGCGGAATAGGTCCTGAAGTCAATACATCTAATTGTAATCCAATACCTATAGAATGTAATATTTCCTTATAATCTATATTTTCTGATAAGATTGTTGTCAGCCCTTTACTATTTGAAATTCCAAAGTTTTTATGTATTCTAGGCTTTCTAAGGTCACAATCTATAAGTAAAACTCGTTTATCATTTTGAGCCATAGTTACAGCTAAATTAACTATAGTTGTACTCTTACCCTCGCCTGGTCCTGGACTAGTTATAAGTATACTTTTTAATTCCTTATCTACATTTGAAAACTGAATATTTGTTCTCAATGTCCTAAACGCTTCTGCCACTGGAGATTTAGGATTTTCTTGAGTTACAAGTCTTATTTGGTCCACAAAATAACCTCCTTTAACCTCTTGTAAGTTCCATTGCCTTTTGTTTTTACTTAGAAATATCGGGTATTATACCTATAACAGGCAAGTCTAAATATCTTTCTACATCCTCTG
Proteins encoded in this window:
- a CDS encoding CpsD/CapB family tyrosine-protein kinase encodes the protein MDQIRLVTQENPKSPVAEAFRTLRTNIQFSNVDKELKSILITSPGPGEGKSTTIVNLAVTMAQNDKRVLLIDCDLRKPRIHKNFGISNSKGLTTILSENIDYKEILHSIGIGLQLDVLTSGPIPPNPSELLGTKKMKAFLEKVEADYDIVLIDSPPVGMVTDAAVLSTITDGVILVCAAGQSIIEGAKNAKALLQKVKANILGVVLTKVPIGDGKYYKYHYYSYYYDYFNDENNEEKGRRRKKAEANA